In the genome of Salinirussus salinus, one region contains:
- a CDS encoding DUF5806 family protein, protein MPDDPAEADDRDGADDDREDDDASETAPGPESAGTAATAEPDMPDEPTGTDEPAAADEPAGTGESDGADGSDLPEDVRTYDRFTKIDGSTYDRANDFLRERTYITAREWAIARLCADFRTETGVEMTKIGENLPELVPFMTDTYTPQAVNQARASFEEKVRKSGATFLYGAMSDFFTAEELDDVMYEATEVAKFLLEVEGVDLSVEEELEAEDQISEVMREVREHSAALRHDQVTCPECGHHFEATGADANDASAGDD, encoded by the coding sequence ATGCCCGACGACCCGGCCGAGGCAGACGACCGCGACGGTGCCGACGACGACCGCGAGGACGACGACGCGTCAGAGACGGCTCCCGGCCCCGAATCGGCCGGGACGGCGGCGACAGCGGAGCCGGACATGCCCGACGAACCGACCGGGACGGACGAACCGGCAGCGGCGGACGAGCCGGCCGGAACCGGCGAGTCAGACGGGGCTGACGGGTCAGACCTCCCCGAGGACGTCCGCACCTACGACCGCTTCACCAAGATCGACGGCAGCACCTACGACCGGGCGAACGACTTCCTGCGCGAGCGCACCTACATCACCGCCCGCGAGTGGGCGATCGCCCGCCTGTGCGCCGATTTCCGGACCGAAACGGGCGTCGAGATGACGAAGATCGGCGAGAACCTCCCCGAACTGGTCCCCTTCATGACCGACACCTACACTCCCCAGGCGGTCAACCAGGCCCGCGCGTCCTTCGAGGAGAAGGTCCGCAAGTCGGGGGCGACATTTCTCTACGGGGCGATGAGCGACTTCTTCACCGCCGAGGAGCTGGACGACGTGATGTACGAGGCCACCGAGGTGGCGAAGTTCCTGCTGGAGGTCGAGGGGGTGGACCTCTCCGTCGAGGAGGAACTTGAGGCCGAGGACCAGATCTCGGAGGTGATGCGCGAGGTTCGCGAGCACTCCGCCGCGCTGCGTCACGACCAGGTGACCTGCCCGGAGTGTGGCCACCACTTCGAGGCCACGGGAGCCGACGCCAACGACGCGAGCGCCGGCGACGACTGA
- a CDS encoding GNAT family N-acetyltransferase, translating into MTQFPDEPAGEFPPPPREFTDREDRPVTIRTADEDDYEALVGMYVEFDPEDRAQGIPPSREDAIREWLDAVTGPDCPTVVAVADGDVVGHAMLVPDGNGAYELAIFVLQPYQSAGIGTELLQTLLGLAQEEGIDRVWLTVERWNDPAVRLYHSVGFETTEESGLELEMGIRLAA; encoded by the coding sequence ATGACGCAGTTCCCCGACGAACCGGCCGGCGAGTTCCCGCCCCCGCCCCGGGAGTTCACCGACCGGGAGGACCGGCCGGTCACCATCCGCACGGCCGACGAGGACGACTACGAGGCGCTGGTCGGGATGTACGTGGAGTTCGACCCCGAGGACCGCGCCCAGGGGATCCCGCCGAGCCGCGAGGACGCCATCCGCGAGTGGCTCGACGCCGTCACCGGCCCGGACTGTCCGACCGTCGTCGCGGTCGCCGACGGCGACGTCGTCGGTCACGCGATGCTCGTCCCGGACGGCAACGGGGCCTACGAGCTGGCGATCTTCGTCCTCCAGCCCTACCAGTCCGCGGGCATCGGGACCGAACTCCTCCAGACGCTCCTGGGGCTGGCACAGGAGGAGGGAATCGACCGGGTCTGGCTGACCGTCGAGCGGTGGAACGACCCCGCCGTCCGGCTGTACCACTCCGTGGGCTTCGAGACGACCGAGGAGAGCGGGCTCGAACTGGAGATGGGGATCCGGCTGGCAGCGTAG
- a CDS encoding DUF5807 family protein, whose amino-acid sequence MTDREQFLAGERPDDVAFFLHEAAVSGIDALAERGERTAEGVVLVVDGEAGRQAFQSATGIDPMAFAREAMGTEGRVDRDLTGGTCPDSEGDGGDREGHEARLIFAFAEAQNEDVEGLYAEGDVVHAYVACECGQRYSEKWLTGE is encoded by the coding sequence ATGACCGACCGCGAGCAGTTCCTCGCCGGCGAGCGCCCCGACGACGTCGCCTTCTTCCTCCACGAGGCCGCCGTCTCCGGGATCGACGCACTCGCCGAGCGGGGCGAGCGCACCGCCGAGGGCGTCGTGCTGGTCGTCGACGGCGAGGCCGGCCGGCAGGCCTTCCAGTCCGCGACGGGCATCGACCCGATGGCCTTCGCCCGGGAGGCGATGGGCACCGAGGGTCGGGTCGATCGGGACCTCACCGGGGGGACCTGCCCGGACAGCGAGGGCGACGGCGGGGACCGCGAGGGCCACGAGGCCCGCCTGATTTTCGCCTTCGCCGAAGCACAGAACGAGGACGTCGAGGGGCTGTACGCCGAGGGCGACGTGGTCCACGCCTACGTCGCCTGCGAGTGCGGCCAGCGCTACTCCGAGAAGTGGCTGACAGGGGAGTGA
- a CDS encoding ArsR/SmtB family transcription factor — translation MASVDVLRTLGNKYSAEILEATGEPRSAQELSDELDIPIATCYRRIDELTEHGLLELHDNVLSEDRRRIKVYRRNVEGVRVAFGDELAIDVEERSTVTNKLDEAWRSLSEKPACTSSS, via the coding sequence ATGGCGTCAGTAGACGTACTCCGCACGCTGGGGAACAAATACAGCGCCGAGATACTGGAGGCGACCGGGGAACCCCGTTCCGCGCAGGAACTGAGCGACGAACTCGACATCCCGATCGCCACCTGCTACCGGCGGATCGACGAGCTGACCGAACACGGGTTGCTCGAGTTGCACGACAACGTCCTCTCGGAGGACCGGCGGCGGATCAAGGTCTACCGGCGGAACGTCGAGGGGGTCCGGGTGGCCTTCGGCGACGAACTCGCCATCGACGTCGAGGAGCGCTCGACGGTCACGAACAAGCTCGACGAGGCCTGGCGCAGCCTCTCGGAGAAACCCGCCTGTACCTCCTCGTCCTGA
- a CDS encoding NUDIX domain-containing protein, with protein MTRPLATDGVVVLDGEVLVMERTHDPYEGYWVLPGGFVEREERAREACVREVQEEVGLDVEVEEFVGLYDDPDRDERGTVSAAYRCRPVADDPRPEPREEARRVRTVDPGDLPPTGFDHAEMIGDTFEGI; from the coding sequence ATGACGCGACCGCTCGCGACCGACGGCGTGGTCGTCCTCGACGGCGAGGTGCTCGTCATGGAGCGCACCCACGACCCTTACGAGGGGTACTGGGTCCTGCCCGGCGGGTTCGTCGAACGCGAGGAACGCGCCCGCGAGGCCTGCGTCCGGGAAGTACAGGAGGAGGTCGGCCTCGACGTCGAAGTCGAGGAGTTCGTCGGCCTCTACGACGACCCCGACCGCGACGAGCGCGGGACGGTCAGCGCCGCCTACCGCTGCCGGCCCGTCGCCGACGACCCCCGGCCGGAGCCCCGCGAGGAGGCCCGCCGCGTTCGCACCGTCGACCCCGGCGACCTCCCGCCGACGGGCTTCGACCACGCGGAAATGATCGGTGATACCTTCGAAGGTATTTGA
- a CDS encoding universal stress protein — protein sequence MKLLLGIGAGDDAGAALEAVVGRAREAGDDLTVAVYAGDGGAEDVAAVETRVRDHLDELGFDARVEHVEGDPGSQLVELADAGGYDRLVIPGGTRSPMGKVRLSDAAEFVLLNARSSVTLLR from the coding sequence ATGAAACTGCTCTTGGGTATCGGTGCCGGCGACGACGCCGGGGCCGCCCTGGAGGCCGTCGTCGGTCGAGCCCGGGAGGCCGGCGACGACCTCACGGTCGCTGTCTACGCCGGGGACGGCGGGGCCGAGGACGTCGCGGCCGTCGAAACACGAGTCCGGGACCACCTCGACGAACTCGGCTTCGATGCCCGCGTCGAGCACGTCGAGGGCGACCCCGGAAGCCAGCTGGTCGAGCTGGCCGACGCCGGCGGCTACGACAGGCTGGTCATCCCCGGCGGGACCCGGAGCCCGATGGGGAAGGTCCGCCTGAGCGACGCCGCGGAGTTCGTGCTGCTGAACGCCCGCAGTTCCGTGACCCTGCTCAGATGA
- a CDS encoding universal stress protein — MFDTVVVATDGSESAERAVTVALDLAARFDAAVHALYVVDAGEVAESPPDIREELGDALRAAGEEALSFVDDHADAVTTVVREGDPATEVIDYAESVDADLVATGTRGRHGEHAFLLGSVAEAVVRRAPMPVLTVRQLADEE, encoded by the coding sequence ATGTTCGACACCGTCGTGGTCGCGACCGACGGCTCCGAGAGCGCCGAGCGGGCCGTCACCGTCGCGCTCGACCTCGCGGCCCGCTTCGACGCGGCGGTCCACGCGCTGTACGTCGTCGACGCCGGCGAGGTCGCGGAGTCACCGCCCGACATCCGCGAGGAGCTGGGGGACGCGCTCCGGGCCGCCGGCGAGGAGGCGCTGTCCTTCGTCGACGACCACGCCGACGCGGTCACGACGGTCGTCCGGGAGGGCGACCCCGCAACCGAGGTCATCGACTACGCCGAGTCGGTCGACGCCGACCTCGTCGCCACCGGTACCCGCGGGCGCCACGGCGAGCACGCCTTCCTGCTCGGCAGCGTCGCCGAGGCGGTCGTCCGCCGGGCCCCGATGCCCGTCCTGACGGTCCGTCAGCTCGCCGACGAGGAGTGA
- a CDS encoding DUF7112 family protein produces MTERVPSDHATVDSHRVHLETVGRTGRPRVPLPDALDHDPEELLRLSLEGDEAHAQVTADLRGEPGVEGAYPDAQLARAGEGENRLAAWLDRHGLGEGDPLLFDVVTAGYQYGLRRPGERVVYDAVEAPDDGLADIAEKFG; encoded by the coding sequence GTGACCGAACGCGTCCCCTCCGACCACGCCACCGTCGACAGCCACCGCGTCCACTTGGAGACCGTCGGCCGCACCGGCCGTCCCCGGGTCCCGCTTCCCGACGCCCTCGACCACGACCCCGAGGAGCTCCTCCGCCTCTCCCTCGAGGGGGACGAGGCCCACGCACAGGTCACCGCGGACCTCCGCGGCGAGCCGGGGGTCGAGGGCGCGTACCCGGACGCCCAGCTCGCCCGGGCGGGCGAGGGCGAGAACCGTCTCGCCGCGTGGCTCGACCGCCACGGGCTGGGCGAGGGCGACCCGCTCCTGTTCGACGTGGTGACCGCCGGCTACCAGTACGGCCTCCGGCGGCCGGGCGAACGGGTCGTCTACGACGCGGTCGAAGCCCCCGACGACGGGCTCGCGGACATCGCCGAGAAGTTCGGCTGA
- a CDS encoding dihydroorotase produces MLIRNATLADGRRRDVRVDGERVGAVAEAGALSPGEGEEVRDATGKRLLPGMIDVHVHFRQPGFSHKETWATGTRSAAAGGVTTVVDQPNTDPPTVDGAAFDGKEDFATDALVDYGINGGVVDGWEPSTLFDRPLFALGEVFLADSTGDMGIDTPLFSRALDRARTEEVPVTVHAEDASRFNESARERTDADAWSAYRTARAEVAAVERACRVAQERETEVHIAHASTPEGIDAASEAGMTTEVTPHHMFLSRSDLTELGTFGRMNPPLRREKRRQRVFDRVADGPVDMVATDHAPHTRAEKEASIWEAPSGVPGVETALPLLLAEARTGRIGYERVRDLTAANPADVFGVEGKGRIAEGYDADLVLVDPGTSTEVRAEDLHTKCDWTPFEGRDAVFPEWTMVRGTVVYERSAAEPFADHRGRNVRRPRPDAGEPAPVGRETGAADEGGAGTETGTGGSTGAGEDGGGPAGAGEGDRESGR; encoded by the coding sequence ATGCTCATCCGCAACGCCACGCTCGCCGACGGCCGGCGGCGTGACGTACGCGTCGACGGCGAGCGGGTCGGGGCCGTCGCGGAGGCCGGGGCGCTTTCCCCCGGCGAGGGCGAAGAGGTCCGGGACGCCACCGGCAAGCGACTGCTCCCGGGGATGATAGACGTCCACGTCCACTTCCGCCAGCCCGGCTTTTCCCACAAGGAGACCTGGGCCACCGGCACACGGAGCGCGGCGGCGGGCGGCGTGACGACGGTCGTCGACCAGCCCAACACCGACCCGCCGACCGTCGACGGCGCTGCCTTCGACGGCAAGGAAGACTTTGCTACCGACGCCCTCGTGGACTACGGGATCAACGGCGGCGTCGTCGACGGCTGGGAGCCCTCGACGCTGTTCGACCGCCCGCTCTTTGCGCTGGGGGAGGTCTTCCTCGCCGATTCGACCGGCGACATGGGGATCGACACGCCGCTGTTCTCGCGGGCGCTGGACCGGGCCCGAACGGAGGAGGTTCCCGTTACCGTTCACGCCGAGGACGCCTCGCGGTTCAACGAGAGCGCCCGCGAGCGGACCGACGCCGATGCCTGGTCGGCCTACCGGACCGCCCGTGCGGAGGTCGCCGCCGTCGAGCGGGCCTGCCGGGTCGCCCAGGAGCGGGAGACGGAGGTCCACATCGCCCACGCCAGCACGCCCGAGGGGATCGACGCTGCGAGCGAGGCCGGGATGACCACCGAAGTGACGCCCCACCACATGTTCCTCTCCCGGAGCGACCTCACGGAGCTGGGCACGTTCGGTCGGATGAACCCCCCGCTGCGCCGCGAGAAGCGCCGCCAGCGGGTCTTCGACCGGGTCGCCGACGGGCCCGTCGACATGGTGGCGACCGACCACGCCCCCCACACCCGCGCCGAGAAGGAGGCGAGCATCTGGGAGGCGCCGAGCGGCGTCCCGGGCGTCGAGACCGCGCTTCCCCTGCTGCTCGCTGAGGCCCGCACGGGCCGGATCGGGTACGAACGCGTGCGCGACCTCACGGCCGCGAACCCCGCCGACGTCTTCGGGGTCGAGGGGAAGGGCCGGATAGCCGAAGGGTACGACGCCGACCTCGTGCTCGTGGACCCGGGGACGAGCACGGAGGTCCGTGCGGAGGACCTGCACACGAAGTGTGACTGGACGCCCTTCGAGGGCCGCGATGCCGTGTTCCCCGAGTGGACGATGGTCCGCGGGACGGTCGTTTACGAGCGCAGTGCAGCGGAACCGTTCGCCGACCACCGGGGCAGGAACGTCCGGCGTCCGCGGCCGGACGCCGGGGAGCCCGCCCCCGTCGGCCGCGAGACGGGGGCCGCGGACGAAGGCGGAGCCGGCACCGAAACCGGAACTGGCGGTTCCACCGGCGCCGGCGAAGACGGCGGTGGACCCGCCGGGGCCGGCGAGGGCGACCGCGAGTCCGGCCGGTAG
- a CDS encoding DHH family phosphoesterase, translated as MDDWLIDDDRLPIGRKSVLPGAGFFSPDSFEAEQAEREAAERLDSDVAVIADPDADGLACTALVRVARGAGELVPAGPHDLDDALAWAAEYATPETHLFVCDLCPDSPEDIESVDAVADRVASVAWYDHHQWDESLAATVREAGVDLVVGESGEVCTADVTLEELDYDFPERYRDLAAATRDHDLWVREDPRSDDLADYAYWAEPEEYIDTVVEHGADLPAEVEDFLAEQRVEKDALIEKATERATLREVGPWTVGVTYGRCSQNEVAENLREQGADAAVIVKPAGSASIRGTESFERCHEVAAQVNGGGHPRAAGCKPDIYDDMLDYAHHWTTEGAVAKQAIVDAFRRLDVEGDAGAEAGE; from the coding sequence ATGGACGACTGGCTCATCGACGACGACCGACTCCCCATCGGGCGCAAGTCCGTCCTCCCCGGCGCGGGGTTTTTCAGCCCCGACTCGTTCGAGGCCGAGCAGGCCGAACGCGAGGCCGCCGAGCGACTCGACAGCGACGTGGCGGTCATCGCCGACCCCGACGCCGACGGGCTGGCCTGCACCGCGCTCGTCCGGGTCGCCCGCGGTGCCGGCGAACTCGTCCCCGCGGGCCCCCACGACCTCGACGACGCGCTGGCGTGGGCCGCCGAGTACGCCACCCCCGAGACCCACCTCTTCGTCTGTGACCTCTGTCCGGACAGCCCCGAGGACATCGAGTCCGTCGACGCCGTCGCCGACCGGGTCGCGTCGGTGGCGTGGTACGACCACCACCAGTGGGACGAGAGCCTCGCGGCGACGGTCCGGGAGGCCGGCGTCGACCTCGTCGTCGGCGAGTCCGGCGAGGTCTGCACCGCGGACGTGACCCTCGAGGAACTCGACTACGATTTCCCGGAGCGATACCGCGACCTGGCGGCCGCCACCCGCGACCACGACCTCTGGGTCCGCGAGGACCCCCGCTCGGACGACCTGGCGGACTACGCCTACTGGGCCGAGCCCGAGGAGTACATCGACACGGTCGTCGAACACGGCGCGGACCTGCCCGCCGAGGTCGAGGACTTCCTTGCCGAGCAGCGCGTCGAGAAGGACGCGCTGATCGAGAAGGCGACCGAGCGCGCCACCCTCCGGGAGGTCGGCCCCTGGACCGTGGGCGTGACCTACGGCCGCTGCTCGCAAAACGAGGTCGCCGAAAACCTCCGCGAGCAGGGCGCCGACGCCGCCGTCATCGTCAAGCCCGCCGGCTCGGCGTCGATCCGCGGAACCGAGAGCTTCGAGCGGTGCCACGAGGTCGCCGCACAGGTCAACGGCGGCGGCCACCCCCGGGCCGCGGGCTGCAAGCCCGACATCTACGACGACATGCTCGACTACGCCCACCACTGGACGACGGAGGGCGCGGTCGCCAAGCAGGCCATCGTGGATGCCTTCCGCCGGCTCGACGTGGAGGGCGACGCCGGGGCGGAGGCCGGCGAGTAA
- a CDS encoding universal stress protein → MDTELVLTPVDGSEDARRAADYAVAVASRYGADLHLLFVLDQRVAQGIQTGDIEAGAVAETHREFLSEVHDRAGDHDVDITTSSAAGFSTSSLSRTPGSVVLDAAEELDADFLVVPRETPADDVDVTIGKAALYVLQYADQPVLSV, encoded by the coding sequence GTGGACACCGAGCTCGTACTCACGCCGGTCGACGGGAGCGAGGACGCCCGCCGGGCGGCCGACTACGCGGTCGCGGTCGCCAGCCGGTACGGGGCGGACCTGCACCTGCTCTTCGTGCTCGACCAGCGGGTCGCCCAGGGGATCCAGACCGGCGACATCGAGGCCGGGGCGGTCGCCGAGACCCACCGGGAGTTCCTGTCGGAGGTACACGACCGGGCCGGCGACCACGACGTCGACATCACCACCTCCTCGGCGGCTGGCTTCTCGACGAGTAGTCTGAGCCGGACGCCCGGCAGCGTGGTGCTCGACGCCGCGGAGGAGCTGGATGCGGACTTTCTGGTCGTCCCGCGGGAGACGCCCGCAGACGACGTCGACGTGACCATTGGCAAGGCGGCGCTGTACGTGCTCCAGTACGCCGACCAGCCGGTACTCTCCGTGTAA
- a CDS encoding VOC family protein has product MTGPSTDELPAETRVGRSALRVADLEEMTAFYRDVVGLQVLDRATETATLGAGGTALLVLEADAEAGTRAGPGLYHNAFRVPSRAALGDALERVRDRWELDGASDHRVSEALYLTDPEGNGVEVYRDFPRESWPETDDGRAGMATDPLDLPALETAAAGEDGVPDDTDLGHVHLEVSSLDAVQEFYVDALGFAVRDSYPGALFVAAGGYHHHVGANVWNERTGPADGRGLSWVEVVVPTAGFDAVHERLVEKGYSPTETDGGIAVADPDGIEVRLRAE; this is encoded by the coding sequence ATGACCGGACCGTCGACCGACGAACTGCCGGCGGAGACGCGGGTCGGGCGGAGCGCGCTCCGGGTCGCGGACCTCGAGGAGATGACGGCCTTCTACCGCGATGTCGTCGGCCTCCAGGTACTCGACCGCGCCACGGAGACGGCGACGCTGGGCGCCGGCGGGACGGCGCTGCTCGTCCTGGAGGCCGACGCAGAGGCCGGCACCCGGGCGGGACCGGGGCTCTACCACAACGCTTTCCGGGTTCCTTCGCGGGCGGCTCTGGGCGACGCGCTGGAGCGGGTCCGGGACCGCTGGGAACTGGACGGCGCCTCCGACCACCGCGTGAGCGAGGCGCTGTATCTCACCGACCCCGAGGGCAACGGCGTCGAGGTCTACCGGGACTTCCCGCGGGAATCGTGGCCGGAGACCGACGACGGCCGGGCCGGCATGGCGACCGACCCGCTCGACCTCCCGGCGCTCGAAACCGCCGCCGCGGGCGAGGACGGGGTCCCCGACGACACCGACCTCGGCCACGTCCACCTGGAGGTGTCCTCGCTCGACGCCGTCCAGGAGTTCTACGTCGACGCCCTCGGATTTGCGGTCCGGGACTCCTACCCCGGCGCGCTGTTCGTCGCCGCGGGCGGCTACCACCACCACGTCGGCGCCAACGTCTGGAACGAACGGACCGGCCCCGCCGACGGTCGGGGTCTGTCGTGGGTCGAAGTCGTCGTCCCCACGGCGGGGTTCGACGCCGTCCACGAGCGCCTGGTAGAGAAGGGATACTCGCCCACCGAAACGGACGGCGGTATCGCCGTCGCCGACCCGGACGGTATCGAGGTCCGGCTGCGGGCCGAGTAG
- a CDS encoding RNA-guided endonuclease InsQ/TnpB family protein, whose translation MGVRRTAVVKLAVSDEQRDALHRTADQYLYCANRTADYCWSDTSYTECKTNKRKIRDALYSELREETELQAQLVQAAIRRAVEAVKGVIERWKKGQRVSCPTFTAETMDYDTRSATFYRNTVSLATVEGRVEPSFVLPADSPTPYERYVLSENYEFRESTLRYDAVDGEFYLNISTRRIDGDKEVSADTGHPDQTVLGIDLGVNSLAVSSTGTFWQGDDYDHWCREFEKRRGEMQQRGTQAAHNALLRLGKREEAWRKQYIHTVANELVTEAVEHDCDVIAFEELTDIRERLSHAKWHHVWAFRRLFEYVSYKAPERGVSVEQVEPNHTSQRCSRTDCGFTHEDNRHGEHFKCQKCGYEVNADYNGAKNIGLRYARKRTHRLRSSPKSGSGDAEVNLRVNGGTLNGESHQPIAGD comes from the coding sequence ATGGGCGTGCGTCGAACCGCCGTCGTGAAACTCGCCGTTTCCGACGAGCAACGCGACGCACTCCACCGAACCGCCGACCAATACCTGTACTGCGCGAACCGAACCGCCGACTACTGTTGGTCCGACACCTCCTACACCGAGTGCAAGACCAACAAGCGGAAGATTCGTGACGCGCTCTACTCCGAACTCCGAGAGGAGACAGAGTTACAGGCACAACTCGTCCAAGCCGCGATTCGCCGCGCCGTCGAGGCCGTCAAAGGCGTTATCGAACGGTGGAAGAAGGGACAGCGTGTCTCTTGCCCCACGTTCACCGCCGAGACGATGGACTACGACACGCGAAGCGCGACATTCTACCGAAATACGGTGTCGCTGGCAACTGTCGAGGGTCGGGTCGAACCCTCGTTCGTTCTCCCGGCAGACAGCCCGACGCCCTACGAGCGATACGTACTCTCCGAGAACTACGAGTTCCGCGAGAGTACACTACGGTACGACGCGGTGGACGGCGAGTTCTACCTCAACATTTCGACTCGGCGGATAGACGGCGACAAAGAGGTTTCGGCAGATACCGGGCACCCCGACCAAACAGTCCTCGGTATCGACCTCGGCGTCAACAGTCTCGCCGTCTCTTCAACCGGCACGTTCTGGCAGGGAGACGACTACGACCACTGGTGCCGCGAGTTCGAGAAGCGGCGCGGTGAGATGCAACAGCGCGGCACGCAAGCCGCACACAACGCCCTGCTTCGACTCGGCAAGCGAGAAGAAGCGTGGCGGAAACAGTACATCCACACCGTCGCTAACGAACTCGTCACGGAAGCCGTCGAGCACGACTGTGACGTTATCGCGTTCGAGGAGTTAACCGACATTCGTGAGCGGCTTTCGCACGCGAAGTGGCATCACGTATGGGCGTTCCGTAGGTTGTTCGAGTACGTCTCCTACAAAGCGCCCGAGCGGGGCGTCTCCGTGGAGCAAGTCGAACCGAACCACACGTCCCAACGCTGTTCTCGGACGGACTGTGGGTTCACACACGAGGATAACCGTCACGGTGAACACTTCAAGTGCCAGAAGTGCGGGTACGAGGTGAACGCGGATTACAACGGCGCGAAGAACATCGGCCTACGGTACGCCCGGAAGCGGACACACAGACTCCGCTCCTCGCCCAAGTCGGGGAGCGGAGACGCAGAAGTAAACCTGCGTGTGAATGGTGGGACGTTGAACGGCGAGAGCCACCAGCCTATTGCTGGCGACTAA
- a CDS encoding RAD55 family ATPase encodes MVELTETGIDGLDGILGGGIVRNSTTLVSGNPGAGKSVFGLQYVYNGVESFDQDGIYLSFEENAEDLREAAESIGFENWQTHVDSGAIRVFDKRELLRENDFNSSLEVILDDVQDSRYERLVLDSLTMFQLFFEDEREKRTYLLKLTDILRENDLTTVMTNEQGTVFPETDIGLENFLTDGNIFLLQTPTESGVNRYVWVAKMRKQDIDTDIFPMEITQGGIRVHENASAFSMMGEGESPL; translated from the coding sequence ATGGTGGAACTCACGGAGACCGGTATCGACGGGCTCGACGGGATCCTGGGGGGTGGTATCGTCCGGAACTCGACGACACTCGTCTCCGGAAACCCGGGTGCCGGCAAGAGCGTCTTCGGGTTGCAGTACGTCTACAACGGCGTCGAGTCCTTCGACCAGGACGGGATCTACCTCTCCTTCGAGGAGAACGCCGAGGACCTCAGGGAGGCCGCCGAGTCGATCGGCTTCGAGAACTGGCAGACCCACGTCGACTCGGGCGCGATCCGCGTGTTCGACAAGCGGGAGCTGCTGCGCGAGAACGACTTCAACTCCTCGCTTGAGGTCATCCTCGACGACGTCCAGGACTCCCGCTACGAGCGGCTGGTGCTCGACTCGCTGACCATGTTCCAGCTCTTTTTCGAGGACGAGCGCGAGAAGCGGACGTACCTGCTGAAACTCACCGACATCCTCCGGGAGAACGACCTCACCACGGTGATGACCAACGAGCAGGGGACGGTGTTCCCGGAAACCGACATCGGCCTGGAGAACTTCCTGACCGACGGCAACATCTTCCTGCTGCAGACGCCGACGGAGTCGGGCGTCAACCGCTACGTCTGGGTCGCGAAGATGCGAAAACAGGACATCGACACCGACATCTTCCCGATGGAGATCACACAGGGCGGAATCCGGGTCCACGAAAACGCCAGCGCGTTCTCGATGATGGGCGAGGGGGAGTCCCCCCTCTGA
- a CDS encoding 30S ribosomal protein S6e: MAEFTVAVSDPEDGTTYQVDVSDQDANRFAGREIGEEVDGSAVGLDGYTLEVTGGSDDAGRPMRADVAGSTLTELLLEGGTGYNPDREGERKRVTVRGREISDATRQINAKVVARGDTPVADLLEEE; the protein is encoded by the coding sequence ATGGCAGAGTTCACCGTCGCCGTCTCGGACCCCGAGGACGGCACGACCTACCAGGTAGACGTCTCCGACCAGGACGCGAACCGCTTCGCCGGCCGGGAGATCGGCGAGGAGGTCGACGGCAGCGCCGTCGGCCTCGACGGCTACACGCTCGAGGTCACCGGCGGCTCCGACGACGCCGGCCGGCCGATGCGCGCCGACGTGGCGGGCTCGACGCTGACCGAGCTCCTGCTGGAGGGCGGCACCGGATACAACCCCGACCGCGAGGGCGAGCGCAAGCGCGTGACTGTCCGCGGCCGCGAGATAAGCGACGCGACCCGTCAGATCAACGCGAAGGTCGTCGCCCGCGGTGACACGCCGGTCGCCGACCTCCTCGAAGAGGAGTGA